One Glycine soja cultivar W05 chromosome 7, ASM419377v2, whole genome shotgun sequence genomic window, GTTGTTATATAAATAAGGTATGAAACAACATTCTCAAATTTGGGGATCCCGGCAACTATTCCCTGATTTAGTTATCACCCAAAGTtgcaattattaaaattaacgtgcttaagataaaaaaaaatggattcattcatcgaattaaaaaaaaataattcaaaaaaaataatcaaataaatggGCATTAAAGTCAATATGCTCAAtcactaaaattattattattattatcactatTACAATCACTTTCaccatattttttgttattattattattgtcactattgtcaaaaatttattatcattattattattatcttgagcgtggtctttttcaacaaaaaaatttacacaaaaaatcaataggtaatttatgtaatttagatctaagatttgaaattaaaatgttgtggataactatttttttttatttaaaacaaacaatcaaGCATAAACAAtccatttttattattcataggtaattagttattgaaaaacaaagcataaaaaagttatttaaaatatgaattcaatTGGTGTGGCTCAATTGGTAATAGATATTAAGCTTAGAGGAGGATGAATTCAATTTTCACATAACAttattaaagagagaaaaaacttTAAATGCAACTAAATcttaaatcaaatattaatcCCATAGTCTATATGCTTGGTTAGTTGGTTTACTttgcaaataaaatatattcaaactTAGGCTTACAAAATCCAGATGCACATTAAAAAGGATCAAAACTTTAATCTGAAGACAAAGTGTTAATGAAGTAGTTACAACAAAAACGATTAAAAATACGGATAGGTGGAGTTGTATATGATCCAAGCAAAGAAGGTAAAAGAAAGTATTAAAAATTGGTGATTGGTTGAGGAGAGAATAATGTGAATGGTGGCAGCAATGGCGGCTCCTAAGAATCATCGGATCTGCAGCTGACACCTACTCTATTGTATCCTTGTTTCTCTGTTTCCCGAAAACAACAACAGCAGTTTCTGGTTAGGATGGGAATTTCATGGAGTAATAGTAACAgtaacagaagaagaagaagaataaatacTTACTTTCACCCTCCACATCTTCCACCCCCATACTATTACCATCCCCCGCCACCGCCACCGCCACCGCCACAAGGTTACTTTATTGCCTCAACCAACCCTTATGCTTCCACCACAGGCTACGTGGGTCCTCCTCCTACTCAGTATTACCCAAATGGTGTCAATTCTGTGATGCTTCATCAGCAGCCCTTAGCAAGTGGAATTCTTGCTTCGCCACCACCCTATGTTGATCATCAAGCTACTAAGAAGATAAGGAACGATGTCAATTTGCATAAACACACTCTGCGCCTCCACCTTGATCCTAACAATTCAGATCACCACTTGATTTCCTTTGATTTCGATGCCCTCTATGATGGCAGGTAATcccacttctctctctctcttcctaaGTATTTTAGATGTTTCCTacgttatttatttaatgtcttGTTCTGGGGTGTCTGTTAACCGTGTAGTCAGAGTCCCGTGTCATTCAAAATAGTGTCGATTTACTTCATGCGTGTATAattcattcttttattttagttagctcattggcaatttacttacctatGCATCATTCTGTACAACAACATTCACAATTATAATTGTGTATGCTTTGATTATGACAAGTTTCTTTTTAAAGTATCAAAAACAATGTTGCATTGTCTGACTTAAACTAACAAATTCACATGCCAATGAAAGAACTGTTTGAAACCACAATGTATGGTTTAGAGTTGCAATCTGtttgattgattattttaaattgattgctcTGAAGAAACTATGTTTGAAGATGGAATGAATATCAAATGTATATGATGTAAGATTTTCGGCTTGTTTAACCTTTATACTCCTTTCTTTTGTAACGGGCAGCATTACAATTTTCTACTTggccaaagaagaagaaaaatgtagGTTTATTCCACTATTTCCTGATGTGTTCGAGCCAATCACATTCCCCTTTCAAAAAGGAGCTGGCCAGAAATTTTGTCAGCCTTCTGGAACAGGCATTGACCTAGGTTTTTTTGAGTTGGATGATCTTTCTCTGCCCTCACCCGAAGAAGATGTGTTTCCCCTGGTTATATGTGCTGAAACTACTAGTAATTCCGTAATAGATGCATCTCCTCACATGCAAATTACTCAAGCTGTCTTAGAGAAAAGCAATGGTATTGGTCCTTTCCAGGTAAAAGTAGTTAGGCAGATTCTGTGGATTGATGATATTCGTTATGAGCTGAGAGAGTTATATGGAATAGGAAGTTCAACAGTAGCAGATTTTGATGATAATGATCCTGGGAAGGAGTGTGTAATATGCATGACTGAACCCAAGGACACTGCTGTCTTACCCTGCCGACATATGGTATGATATCTTGTCAAACCAACTTATATGTGTTGTTGAATGTTGATACTCAGCTTCAACTTTCTAGCAATAAATACATCTTAAGGTCATAGTATTATGTACGATGATCCATGCACACAACCTTACCATCATTCTGTATCTGAAAATAAAGGTCGttgttaatatttctaaaacacTATCATGGTTTTCCTGTTGATCCCTGTATTACCtgaaatttcttttcttcctctccctAGTTGTCATCTGATCATTCATGTATTGTTTAAAACTGTAGAATGCAATGTTATTTGTCTGCACTCTGCACTAAAATACTTGTTCAGATGGTGAGCAGGAATGTAATACTTGTTCGGTACAGATCCTTACAGAGAGAGTTGTTAATTTCACTTCATTTGTTTGTGTGTATTATGCTGCATTATATTCATTTTACTACTTTGATTATTCTCGGATTACATCTGTTGTATTTTCCAGTGTATGTGCGGTGATTGTGCCAAAGCTTTGCGGCTTCAATCAAATAAATGCCCTATATGTCGTCAACCAATTGAGGAACTAATAGAGATCAAGATAAACAATGGCAACGAGTGACAGGTTTTTGCCTGATGCGAAGCTGAATTTCatggtatttttattttgtctttgtaAATTGCAGTCAATAATCTGTTTATAGTTCATATGTTTGtgatcaaagagaaaaaagatcaTATGTGCTTTTACTATTATTGAATGCTACTCTCGTGTCATCAATATTGTacagattattattttttatttttctgtgtgAGTGATATTTAAGATAGGATCATTTGTAGGTCTGATTTGGTTAGCCGGAAAACATTCATTATGTATCTTGAGGCTAAAGGTTCCTCTAATGAATTatgtttgaaaattatatatgaaggTTAAATTTAATCACATAAAGTTATAGTGTTAAACGTTCTTGCTCTTCCTTTATGCTCTTCATCTTTCCAGGGGTTTAAAAATTTAGAACGTCTGATATTAAGTTCCTTTGATGAAATAGTTGGCTTATCTCATGAGTGTGACGTAGGGagtataaagaaaaaagaaaagattctAGGTGTTGGATTATTGTTCTTCTTTTCACtatcaagaagaagaaaaaggtcaAATAATATTGCCATACAAGGTACCGTTAGTAgatgcaaaatcagaatctttGAAACTTGGAGAAGGCTTTCAGACATGAACTTTTGAACAAATGAAGATGTAAAAGTAAAACCGATGTAACAAgtcattttatttgtaatttatttgagATCAGTTTTCTATTCAGCTTTCACTGTTCCAGTTCGGCTTTCACACTGCAGTACATTATATGGTATTATAGTCAAGTAGCATAAACCAACTGCTTATTTTTCATACCTTTACATAAAGAGATAAAATTAGAATCGGTAACTAAGTGAGTAACAGATACATTCCAGGTATAAATTCTGAACTGCAGATTTGCTATGATTTTTGAGATGGGAAATTGAAAACCAGGGAGTCAAATCAAACgagtaaattgattttttttttcttttaatttccagAAGGAGACTGGACTCTTAACTTCATGTTCTCCAAATTTTCATCACAAATACCTAGAATGAACGGAAATCCTGCAGCGGGCCAGATACAATAGAAACTGCAAAGAACGTATAAATCGTGAGGCCCATAATTTTTAACAagtgtttataaattttataaatgtatGAAATACTAATTTTGTACACTTGAGATCGTCTATTTCAACTGCAGAGGATCATAACTCATAACCCGCCTAGATGTATAATTGTATATTATAAGCTTTAATCATTATAACTCATTCATTCAACATTTCAACTGTTAAAGCTGCGAACGAGGAAGCTGTGAATAAGTTAAGATAGTTTCTGACCAaaaaaaattttgtttcaaaattccTACGCATGTACATTCAGTTTAGAAATGATAACAACTGAAGATTTGAGCGGTTCAAGAAACATATGGTTGTGGGCATCATAATCATGTTCGATGCCCACAATACTCATTATTGCGTGGAAAACTGCCTTCCTTGCAGTACACTTCTCAACCTTAAGTTAAGGTGGTTTATAAGGCACCACAAGTTTGTCTCTAATCATCAATTTATCTACAATCAGTAGcaaaaaaattgagattaaaGGAGAAATGAAGCCCAATAAAAGGTTTCCATGGATGATTAACAGTTTAGCCTAATTGCCACTCATTTGATTCAGTATAAAGAAACTtgaatttatttacttattcCCTATGATAACCGAGAGAAACAAGGAAGTCTAAACAGCAACCTTACGCTGCCaaacctttatttttcttttctttcagaGAACAGTTTTCACTTGTGGCCTGATAAGATTTTCTGTGAAATATTCCTTGGATATTGTGGTTAAATGCAAGagctttttctttgtaaaacaCATGCTTTCCTAGTACGTGCTATTAGTTCTCAATGGGGACAAggccggggggggggggggtgaccAACACTTTTACATATACGAATTAATAGACCTTTTCAGAGCTGTGGTCCAGCAAAAGAGAAAAGTTAAAAAACCAAGAAACCGAGTAAGGTACCACCATACCATCCAAAGTTCATCAAAACTTGCCTACAATTTCAAGACACCGACTCAATGTATTTTGGTATCTTCTGCAATCTTTTACGAAGAAAGAACCAGAAAGTTAACCTGGTCCAAGACCTCACAAAATGCCCTGAATATACAGACCAAGGAAAATGGATGCATCTAGATATTCATATCTGTCCTTCAATTTGTTTGCCTGCATTTGCTTTCTTGTAATGTCTAACTGTTtggaataatagtaataattaaagTGTATGCATTGCATGATCTCTTCCAACTTGCGAGTAAGTAGAACAAAGGGTTGAATAGTACAAGAATCAAAACTTTCCCTTGTGGTCAAAGCTTCTCAGCACCTACACTCCATTATTAATTTCCCATATCACACTAAAATCTAAAGCTATAGAAAAAGAGGCCATGTGTGAGATGCAACTAAAACTGCCACTGTACTCTTTCTAGGTGAGGTTCAATAAATACTCCCTCCTCAACCCACTTCCTCTCAGTgtgcaaatttttaatattctcCTTCTCTCTTATCAATCACTGTCCAAAGACCATGTGGTCGATCATGTGAGGCCTTCGGCATAAATATGGTAATGGCTTTTTGCAAGGCTGCCCAAGTCATTCCCCAATCGAACTCTTGGTGACAGAATCCGTAAAACCCACATTCCAAATATAGATACCCCTATTAAACTCTCAAAAAATTACCCATCATTCCTTCACTTATATAAAAGTTACGATATCATAATCGTGCCAGTCACAATCATAAATACGAAagttcttttacatttttttttcctggtggGATGAATTTGGTGGTGTTTGAGGTCAGAAAAAGTCCACAATAGATCCACCATGACCATATATCAGCATTTTATGTTCAAATTAAGCTCTTGGTGCTTCTAGTAACACTTAATAATAAACTATATGCACAACTGGCACTCGTAAAAAGGCCTATGCcttgttataaaattaagtCTGATGTCTCTTTCTTTAAACCAAGGGTGAGGAAAACCAATTTGCTATGTTTCCTTTGTCTGTCTCCACCGTTCTCTCTCTGAAGGGTAAAGTGACATGTTCAAAGAGATAAAGGGAAAAAAGCCACAAGGACTTGATCACGATTTAGGCTTTTAAGAATGGCAACAATAATTTGCTAGGGAacagaatgaagaaaaaaacaagaaaccCGGAACGTGATTCAACGAGAGCTAGCTAGTTTTTGGTTGCTTTCTTTCACCTAATTTACAGCTAAAGTAGTGCTTGCATGATTTAATcagcttaaattttttattattagttgcaAACATGCATGACCTATATTTGCTTTTTAAAAGCCCATAAAACGTGACCAGCTACAACTCCATTTTCATTTCACACAAGTTTGGCTCCAACACAAAGGAAAAGGGTCCATAAATTCTGGCAGTCCCACGCTATTCCATATGCGGCGGTTTTTACTTTTCCTGCCAAACATAATTATAACACTCATAATGtgtatttcatttttctccttCCAGAGTAACATACATAACTGTCTTCCATTAGGTTGAGGCCACCCTTCGGATAAAACATAGCAAATATAAATTCACACTGaatatttccttcatttgttgATAAGCAAGTACTAACAAAGGACACTCCATGTTTAAAcatttaaaccttttttttttcttttggtacgTAACATTAATTAGATTCTTAAAACAAGGCGCAGTTGCTTTTGCAGGTCTGCTCATTATAAATTGAGGGAGTACTGTAGTTAactcattttaaataaatacttatttattataattaatttgttgaaagAATTTTCTAACAGTAAGTGTTATTTTTCTTGCACAATATAGATAGAAGTCTTTTACTATGCCAAAAGATATTTACatgtttaattaaaaacatttataaatcGCTTTCCCAATGTAAGGATTAAAGAGAGAGACCCAATCGAAGGCAGTTAATGGATGGCACAGATTTCGGAATGAGTAGAAAAACTAGTTAAAGCCTAAACTAAagtatagacaaaaaaaaaaacgcagTTAATGGATGGTAgaaataattatgtattatttGATCTTTGATGATGATGTTAGTAAATGTGGaaataattaagtatttaatgttatttcaagGGGAATTTAGTACAAGTGTCTACTGGTGCCTACTAGTGTTTGATAAGGATGTTAATCAGTTAAAAACGAGTATCTATGATGTATTGCGGATGTGTCATATCCTTCATGTTCAGTACCTAACCAATAATATCAAAAGGGAAGGTCAAAAAATGGTTTAAGTAAAAAAGTAACAGCCATATGGTGAATGTTAATCAGACGGATTTTGTATAGGATAATTCCGATAAATTACTAATTCCCCAAAAGATAAATTACAGCAACCTATTAATGGAGGtatactgttttttttataatttaagctTAGTTggaaatatttaaagataataatattagaATACACAATATGAAAAGAAtagtttaaactaaaaaattaattcaaataattgatatttaaaaaaatgataagaattcaaaattaattaaaaactaaaagtataattttgtattaataaaaaattatataaaaatatcatagtacatccattcatgttattttatatttaccgACTActtcaatatataattttaaaaaaatataatttaataagttaacttAAAAATTTTCAACTAAATCTTTTTAGCTAGCTACtagctaattttttaaattttagttattttttaaaacttttgacTGATGAGCTATTTTGTCAAATAGTAGTATAATCTTTATGTGTGCTTTTTCAAGTAGGAAGACGCAAATCAAGCTAATTTTAATCACTATCGACtcttttattaacaaaatgGACAGGaagttttttctatttattagcTTTATAACTGTGTGGTTAATTACAATTAATCATAacgatttttttatgaatgtagctaatattaattattgtatttgatatctttgttgaataattttaattgatagaGAAAGTTTACTCATAACCGATAGAATGAATGTAAAAATAGAGGTATACTTTAGTTGACtttttaaagtgaaattaaatactgacatattaagaaaaaacacGGACATAGAAATGTCATATTTTGGGGGGAACATAATAAATATCATGGTCATGTGTAACATGACACTTGAAAATATAAACTTTGTTCAAtgttttttatagaaaaaataaaataaggaaagaCATGTTcctttttaatgttaaaaaaaactatcaatctcaacaaaaagataaatttataataaaatttacatatcATTTGTTAATAAGAAAATACGACAGTCGAACTCAAGTCACAGTTCATTTGAGCAGTAAGCTTGACTGTATGTGACATCTCTCCTGACGCATACGGTAATGCTGTTACATATCATATCATTTTCAACATATTATT contains:
- the LOC114420137 gene encoding probable E3 ubiquitin-protein ligase LUL4 isoform X1; this translates as MGISWSNSNSNRRRRRINTYFHPPHLPPPYYYHPPPPPPPPPQGYFIASTNPYASTTGYVGPPPTQYYPNGVNSVMLHQQPLASGILASPPPYVDHQATKKIRNDVNLHKHTLRLHLDPNNSDHHLISFDFDALYDGSITIFYLAKEEEKCRFIPLFPDVFEPITFPFQKGAGQKFCQPSGTGIDLGFFELDDLSLPSPEEDVFPLVICAETTSNSVIDASPHMQITQAVLEKSNGIGPFQVKVVRQILWIDDIRYELRELYGIGSSTVADFDDNDPGKECVICMTEPKDTAVLPCRHMCMCGDCAKALRLQSNKCPICRQPIEELIEIKINNGNE
- the LOC114420137 gene encoding probable E3 ubiquitin-protein ligase LUL3 isoform X2, giving the protein MGISWSNSNSNRRRRRINTYFHPPHLPPPYYYHPPPPPPPPPQGYFIASTNPYASTTGYVGPPPTQYYPNGVNSVMLHQQPLASGILASPPPYVDHQATKKIRNDVNLHKHTLRLHLDPNNSDHHLISFDFDALYDGSITIFYLAKEEEKCRFIPLFPDVFEPITFPFQKGAGQKFCQPSGTGIDLGFFELDDLSLPSPEEDVFPLVICAETTSNSVIDASPHMQITQAVLEKSNGIGPFQVKVVRQILWIDDIRYELRELYGIGSSTVADFDDNDPGKECVICMTEPKDTAVLPCRHMNAMLFVCTLH